In Acaryochloris marina S15, a single genomic region encodes these proteins:
- a CDS encoding Ig-like domain-containing protein: MTYPSLAKPSGQNQSVEIGMEKPMAGEDNLKQPLMGLAVWSKSHPLDRVAIVAILLLSLLIGGIIWSGDHTFPKVRGFSWQDQQIGVEDTAFILSFNRAMDWQSVTDNLKIQPSIPGKLSWSGRRLAYTLNQPAPYGQSFQVTLDQATDATPGSAEESVKMQPFTGQFRSRDRALMYLGIDGEENGRLVLHNLTQNTHQILTPATLTVQDFKADLKRDRILFTAVERDESNQDLFEQKLYTVPLSSPAAQPSYQLLLENQDYQLLDFEITPNGEVLIVQQFSRQENEPVSLWELTDSAPPRQLQHNADGQFLITPDGQTLVISQNQGVAMVPLYGDANSKPVDFWPKFDQILSFARDGSAALMAQNNPDSTRSLYLLSNQGQEQKLLTVGGYLLDAEINPSTQTVYCLYTTFNQSQTASFDLHITAIDLDTGKKQRLITIPKQSSGSLSLAPDGSALLYEEVTVTDKPSQSVVRDTVGQTVSDSSVWLYPLPLENTVSSRDGKPQKLLSGIHPLWLP, translated from the coding sequence ATGACATACCCTAGTCTGGCAAAGCCTTCTGGCCAAAACCAGTCCGTAGAGATAGGGATGGAGAAACCTATGGCAGGTGAGGATAATTTGAAACAGCCGTTGATGGGGTTAGCCGTTTGGTCCAAATCGCATCCCTTAGATCGAGTGGCGATTGTAGCTATCCTGTTGTTGAGCCTGTTGATTGGAGGAATTATCTGGAGCGGAGACCATACTTTTCCCAAGGTCCGAGGGTTTAGCTGGCAAGATCAGCAGATTGGGGTAGAAGATACGGCTTTTATTCTCTCCTTTAATCGAGCGATGGATTGGCAATCGGTCACTGATAATCTGAAGATTCAGCCCTCCATTCCTGGCAAACTCAGCTGGTCTGGCCGTCGATTAGCCTATACTCTCAACCAGCCTGCTCCTTACGGTCAATCGTTTCAAGTGACCCTCGACCAAGCGACAGATGCGACTCCCGGCTCTGCAGAGGAGTCGGTAAAAATGCAGCCCTTTACGGGGCAGTTTCGGAGCCGAGATCGCGCCTTGATGTATCTCGGGATTGATGGCGAAGAAAATGGTCGACTGGTGCTGCATAATCTCACCCAAAATACCCATCAGATCCTAACGCCAGCGACTTTGACCGTGCAGGATTTTAAGGCGGATCTTAAACGCGATCGCATTTTGTTTACCGCTGTCGAGCGCGATGAATCGAACCAAGATTTATTTGAGCAAAAGCTATATACCGTCCCTTTATCATCCCCGGCAGCTCAACCGAGCTATCAACTCCTATTGGAAAATCAAGACTATCAACTCCTAGATTTTGAGATCACTCCCAATGGAGAAGTGCTCATCGTTCAGCAGTTTAGCCGCCAAGAAAATGAACCCGTTAGCCTTTGGGAATTAACCGACTCAGCCCCCCCTCGTCAGCTTCAACATAATGCAGATGGTCAATTTTTAATTACGCCAGATGGCCAAACCTTGGTTATTTCTCAGAATCAAGGCGTTGCGATGGTGCCACTCTATGGGGATGCCAACAGCAAACCCGTTGATTTTTGGCCCAAGTTTGACCAAATTTTAAGTTTTGCCAGAGATGGTTCTGCAGCCCTCATGGCCCAAAACAATCCCGACTCCACTCGTTCGCTTTATCTATTATCCAATCAGGGCCAAGAACAAAAATTACTCACGGTAGGAGGGTATCTCTTGGATGCAGAGATTAATCCCAGTACGCAAACCGTCTATTGTCTATACACGACCTTCAATCAGAGCCAAACGGCCAGCTTTGATCTACACATCACCGCTATTGATTTAGACACGGGCAAAAAACAGCGCTTGATCACTATCCCCAAACAGTCGAGCGGTAGCCTTAGCCTGGCCCCGGATGGTTCGGCATTGCTTTATGAAGAAGTGACGGTTACAGATAAACCCAGTCAGAGTGTTGTTCGAGATACTGTGGGCCAAACGGTCAGCGATAGTTCTGTATGGTTATATCCCTTGCCGCTAGAGAACACGGTGTCCTCAAGGGATGGCAAACCGCAGAAACTACTCTCAGGTATTCACCCCCTCTGGTTACCGTAA
- a CDS encoding FAD/NAD(P)-binding protein yields MNHQIDIAIIGAGPQALTLVTHLLQKKPALRNRLQIFDPSGTWMVQWRQQFAAQEIPYLRSPGVHHPDTKETLFNFADHRQEELYYPYNRPGTKLFQDFCETVIDRWQLRKQVTAAQVVQLAPLTSGFQLQLDTGEQVVARRVVLATGGGAAQIPDWTAEVNPHPPGRLCHSQDINLPDLPDLSGETVLIIGSGQTSAHLALGAIKRGAKVLMMARRNLNEKIFDAEPGWLGPKYLKGFQVEPDWQVRWQMIQAARNGGSIAPELLTQLRRLSQSDQVSLYEQCQVSRALWQHETWQVQCNVASTHDCLAHQRINRIWLATGTATDITTHPLMGEVLARYPNQIVNGLPVLDEHLRWPGCDLFLMGPWAALQVGPVARNLHGGRMACDRIVPALTKASLARTVIHSPR; encoded by the coding sequence GTGAACCATCAGATTGATATTGCCATTATTGGGGCAGGTCCCCAGGCGCTGACGCTAGTCACCCACTTACTGCAGAAAAAGCCTGCTCTCAGGAATCGCCTCCAGATCTTTGACCCCAGCGGCACCTGGATGGTCCAGTGGCGGCAACAATTTGCAGCTCAGGAAATTCCTTATTTGCGATCGCCTGGTGTCCATCACCCCGATACAAAGGAAACCCTTTTCAACTTTGCGGACCATCGCCAGGAGGAGTTGTATTACCCTTACAATCGCCCTGGGACAAAACTGTTTCAGGATTTCTGTGAAACCGTCATTGATCGATGGCAGTTGCGCAAGCAGGTGACCGCCGCCCAGGTGGTTCAGCTGGCGCCATTGACTAGTGGCTTTCAACTTCAGCTCGATACGGGGGAGCAGGTTGTAGCGCGGCGAGTGGTGTTGGCAACGGGTGGGGGAGCTGCCCAGATACCTGACTGGACTGCCGAGGTGAATCCACATCCACCCGGACGGTTGTGCCATAGCCAGGACATTAATCTGCCCGATTTGCCGGATCTGAGCGGTGAGACAGTTCTGATTATTGGCAGTGGTCAGACCAGCGCCCATTTGGCCTTGGGGGCAATTAAGCGCGGAGCCAAAGTCTTGATGATGGCCCGACGGAACCTCAATGAAAAAATATTTGATGCAGAACCAGGATGGTTGGGGCCCAAGTATCTGAAGGGGTTTCAGGTCGAACCCGATTGGCAGGTGCGGTGGCAAATGATTCAAGCAGCCCGCAATGGTGGATCCATCGCCCCCGAATTGCTGACCCAGTTACGGCGGCTGTCCCAGTCAGACCAAGTCAGCTTGTATGAACAGTGCCAGGTGTCTCGTGCCCTTTGGCAACATGAAACCTGGCAGGTGCAGTGTAATGTGGCTAGCACTCATGATTGTCTGGCCCATCAGCGGATTAATCGAATCTGGTTAGCCACGGGCACCGCCACGGATATCACGACTCATCCCCTAATGGGAGAAGTATTGGCACGCTATCCCAATCAGATTGTTAACGGCTTGCCGGTGCTAGATGAGCATTTGCGCTGGCCAGGATGTGACCTGTTTTTGATGGGGCCATGGGCTGCATTACAAGTGGGTCCCGTCGCCCGGAATTTGCACGGCGGCAGAATGGCCTGCGATCGCATTGTCCCAGCATTAACCAAAGCCAGTCTGGCCCGGACTGTGATTCATTCCCCCAGATAA
- a CDS encoding IS630 family transposase — MLAQFKLRFTQSTRKKIEAKLRQAYGSQNLRLVKRISALLQLGQGGSVAQVAETLALGEQTIRDYLHAFLKRGIASFRYKASQGRRSKLTPRQRQQLKSWIKAGPLKAGYECGCWSALMVQDLIAKRFNVSYHPHYVSTLLRNLGFSFQRARFVAAHLNEAKRQEWMTHKWPEILRLSAAKDALILFGDEASFAQWGSLSYTWSLRGDQPTLPTSGKRKAYKVFGLIDYHSGQFFYQGQTGRFNSEGYTAFLTQVLQQTHKHIILIQDGARYHTSKATKQFFDQQSARLTPFQLPTYSPDFNPIEFLWKKLKKRSTHLRFFKQFDDLVQQVDEGLLYFSQTPNEITVLMGKYCKTLGTQAA; from the coding sequence ATGCTCGCACAATTCAAACTGCGCTTTACCCAATCAACACGCAAAAAGATTGAAGCTAAACTGCGCCAGGCATACGGGAGTCAGAATTTACGTCTGGTCAAACGTATTAGTGCTTTATTGCAGCTTGGTCAAGGTGGTTCAGTGGCACAGGTAGCTGAAACATTGGCACTAGGCGAACAAACGATCAGGGATTATCTGCATGCATTTCTAAAACGAGGTATCGCTAGCTTTAGATACAAAGCGTCTCAAGGACGTCGCAGCAAACTCACTCCACGGCAACGACAACAGCTCAAGTCATGGATTAAAGCAGGTCCGCTCAAAGCTGGATACGAGTGTGGTTGTTGGAGTGCATTAATGGTTCAAGACCTGATTGCGAAACGCTTCAATGTTTCCTATCATCCCCATTATGTGAGTACTCTACTGAGGAACTTAGGCTTTTCATTTCAAAGAGCACGGTTTGTTGCAGCTCATCTCAATGAAGCCAAGCGACAAGAATGGATGACACACAAATGGCCTGAGATTTTGCGTTTATCAGCAGCCAAAGATGCCCTAATTTTATTTGGGGATGAGGCCAGTTTTGCGCAGTGGGGGTCGTTAAGCTACACCTGGAGTCTTCGTGGAGACCAGCCAACATTGCCCACCAGTGGTAAACGGAAGGCTTACAAGGTGTTTGGATTAATTGATTATCATTCTGGTCAGTTCTTCTATCAAGGTCAGACGGGACGCTTCAATTCTGAAGGGTATACTGCTTTTCTAACTCAAGTACTCCAGCAGACTCACAAGCATATTATTCTCATTCAGGACGGGGCTAGATATCACACCAGTAAAGCAACTAAGCAGTTCTTTGACCAGCAATCCGCTCGCCTTACTCCTTTCCAATTACCCACATATTCTCCTGACTTCAACCCAATTGAATTCTTGTGGAAGAAACTCAAAAAACGCAGCACACACCTACGGTTCTTCAAGCAATTTGATGACTTAGTTCAGCAGGTCGATGAGGGGCTACTGTACTTTAGTCAGACTCCCAATGAAATTACTGTCTTAATGGGCAAATATTGCAAAACCTTGGGTACACAAGCTGCCTAG
- a CDS encoding GTP-binding protein: MVFESDRPFILEKMQDFVTDQLPEEVFRAKGFMWFEKNTSRYIFQLSGKRYTMDTDQWPDAPKNQLVFIGRNIDTAQLQQLLKNCLAP, from the coding sequence ATGGTCTTTGAAAGCGATCGGCCCTTTATCTTAGAAAAAATGCAGGATTTCGTCACCGATCAGCTACCGGAAGAAGTTTTCAGAGCAAAAGGCTTCATGTGGTTTGAAAAAAATACATCCCGCTATATTTTTCAGCTCAGTGGCAAGCGATATACGATGGATACCGATCAGTGGCCTGATGCCCCGAAAAATCAGTTGGTCTTTATTGGCCGCAATATTGACACAGCACAGCTACAGCAACTGCTAAAAAATTGTTTGGCCCCCTAG
- a CDS encoding metalloregulator ArsR/SmtB family transcription factor, with product MTKPKDICQVRCFNEDLVTQANEALPGEDLLVEAQVLFSALADRSRLKILCALSRGTELCVCDVASLLEMKIATASHHLRKLRDLKILKYRNDGKLAYYSLKDQRVAEILHHALNQLVE from the coding sequence GTGACCAAGCCCAAGGATATTTGCCAAGTCCGTTGTTTTAATGAGGACTTGGTTACCCAAGCGAATGAAGCACTACCGGGAGAAGATCTACTGGTGGAGGCTCAAGTGTTGTTCAGTGCCTTAGCTGATCGGTCCCGGTTAAAGATTTTGTGTGCCCTGAGCAGGGGGACAGAACTCTGTGTTTGTGATGTGGCATCTTTGCTAGAAATGAAGATCGCAACAGCGTCCCATCATCTACGAAAGCTACGAGATCTTAAAATTCTTAAGTATCGAAATGATGGCAAATTAGCTTACTACTCCCTCAAGGATCAGCGCGTCGCCGAAATTCTTCATCATGCACTGAATCAACTGGTTGAATAA
- a CDS encoding peptidoglycan recognition family protein → MRRFTSKSSLLKGLVLFIGAFFCILALHVNAVNSQTVHSELANFRPVTVWRPAHKTNFGKRYPKDIYGRPVNNQPIVVLHETVSSGASTIRFFQTPHYNESEQASYHDLVIRNGTIVHLVSRENRAFGAGNSTFRGPNGPESVKTHKIYSASVNNFAYHISLESPPDGRHNGNRHSGYTQAQYKSLAYLVANSQIPTSRVTTHKGVDRSGSRRDPRSFNNRYFTSLVQRFSQINQAKSVSPNAPAFVEAEPPIPGLEDR, encoded by the coding sequence ATGCGTAGGTTCACGTCGAAATCCTCTCTCCTTAAAGGTCTAGTCTTATTTATTGGCGCCTTTTTCTGCATTCTTGCCCTTCATGTCAATGCCGTTAATAGTCAAACCGTTCACTCGGAGTTAGCCAACTTCCGACCCGTAACGGTCTGGCGGCCCGCCCATAAGACCAATTTTGGCAAACGGTACCCCAAGGATATTTATGGGCGGCCCGTGAATAATCAGCCTATTGTGGTCCTCCACGAAACGGTCAGTTCAGGAGCCTCTACCATCCGCTTCTTTCAGACGCCCCATTACAATGAATCCGAGCAAGCGAGCTACCATGACTTAGTCATTCGCAATGGCACGATTGTGCATCTCGTTTCTAGGGAGAATCGAGCATTTGGTGCAGGAAATTCTACATTTAGAGGCCCCAACGGCCCCGAAAGCGTCAAAACCCATAAGATCTATTCCGCGTCGGTCAATAATTTTGCCTATCACATTTCCCTAGAATCCCCGCCCGATGGCCGACATAATGGCAACCGTCATAGCGGCTATACCCAAGCCCAATACAAATCCCTGGCCTATCTGGTGGCGAATAGTCAGATTCCTACATCTCGGGTTACCACTCACAAAGGGGTCGATCGCTCCGGCAGTCGTCGAGATCCTCGAAGTTTTAATAATCGCTACTTTACAAGCCTGGTCCAACGGTTTAGCCAAATCAATCAGGCAAAATCAGTCAGTCCAAATGCTCCGGCTTTTGTGGAAGCAGAGCCACCCATACCGGGTCTAGAAGATCGCTAG
- a CDS encoding SufE family protein, whose product MSTDLSLPPALAKIVQRFQSITDTKRRYEYLLWFAKQLPPFPEADKQPANKVVGCVSQVYVTATLEDGIVHFQGDSDAQMTKGLVGLLIKGLDGLSPEQIARVTPDFIQQTGLNVSLTPSRANGFYNIFTTLQRLALTLSSASSSSSDPFHTQ is encoded by the coding sequence ATGTCTACTGATCTATCCCTACCTCCTGCCCTTGCCAAAATTGTCCAGCGCTTCCAGAGCATTACGGATACCAAGCGTCGGTATGAGTATTTACTATGGTTTGCCAAACAACTCCCTCCCTTTCCAGAGGCGGATAAGCAGCCTGCCAATAAAGTGGTGGGCTGTGTGTCCCAGGTCTATGTCACAGCAACTTTGGAGGATGGCATCGTTCATTTCCAGGGTGACTCTGATGCCCAAATGACTAAAGGGTTAGTGGGATTGTTAATTAAAGGGTTGGATGGGCTCTCCCCAGAACAAATCGCTCGGGTCACGCCTGATTTTATCCAACAAACAGGACTCAATGTGAGCTTGACGCCGTCTCGAGCCAATGGGTTTTATAACATCTTCACCACCTTGCAGCGACTGGCTCTCACCCTCTCATCTGCATCGTCATCATCTTCAGACCCTTTCCACACACAGTAA
- a CDS encoding alpha/beta fold hydrolase, translating into MSSAHLQQHTYTWQWQNYTLKVATETFGSGPSVLLLPALSTVSTRAELSTLAQALAPYFQVTLLDWPGFGDSDRPSLPYQPDVYRQFLRAFVRDTLPQEVAVVAAGHAAGYALDLQSWSRMVLIAPTWRGPLAVMGAPVALRRGIRQLVRSPVIGPALYGLNTRPGFLKWMYRRHVFVDETQLTDEYISQRYQNAQKPGARYAPVAFVTGGLDPVDEREEFLAGLSRQAEPVMVIVAEQAPPGSKAEMKAMTELPNVQAAYLPGSLGMAEEFGDAIAPAILPFLQGNTAPI; encoded by the coding sequence ATGTCATCAGCACATCTTCAACAGCACACCTACACCTGGCAATGGCAGAATTACACCCTAAAGGTTGCCACTGAAACCTTCGGCTCCGGTCCCTCTGTATTACTATTGCCAGCCTTGAGTACGGTTTCCACTCGAGCAGAACTGTCAACCTTGGCTCAGGCTTTAGCGCCTTACTTTCAAGTTACGCTTCTAGACTGGCCGGGGTTCGGCGATTCCGACCGTCCTTCACTCCCGTACCAGCCAGATGTCTATCGTCAATTTCTGCGGGCATTTGTTCGGGACACCTTGCCGCAAGAGGTGGCTGTTGTGGCGGCAGGCCATGCTGCTGGGTATGCGCTTGACCTCCAATCTTGGTCGCGCATGGTATTAATTGCACCTACCTGGCGCGGTCCACTGGCGGTGATGGGTGCGCCAGTGGCACTGCGTCGGGGGATTCGCCAGCTCGTGCGCTCACCTGTGATCGGCCCAGCACTATATGGGCTGAATACTCGTCCTGGGTTTTTGAAATGGATGTATCGTCGCCATGTCTTTGTCGATGAAACCCAGTTGACGGATGAATATATTTCCCAACGTTATCAAAATGCTCAGAAACCGGGTGCTCGGTATGCACCGGTAGCCTTTGTTACAGGTGGCTTAGATCCAGTGGATGAGCGAGAAGAATTCTTGGCTGGCTTGTCTCGACAAGCTGAGCCAGTGATGGTGATCGTGGCGGAACAAGCCCCACCTGGCTCTAAAGCTGAAATGAAAGCGATGACCGAATTACCGAATGTCCAGGCTGCTTACTTACCCGGAAGCTTAGGCATGGCAGAAGAGTTTGGCGATGCAATTGCACCAGCGATCCTCCCCTTTTTACAGGGAAACACTGCACCAATCTAA
- a CDS encoding DUF2063 domain-containing protein: MSTPPPELRELQQLFYDAIATQNADSIQQLQPQMRSTEHLSFERGLSAYQGSLVGKLSRALEEIYPVCCRLVGVQFFTAMARQYIRRHPSQSPDLGDYGEQLPVFIAQFEPAASLPYLSDVARLEWHWHCIFNSTDQPGLDLAALGQVPSDRWPELVLQLPDNSVLMTSPYPVHRIWQVNQADASSTETIDLNEGDVNLFLWRDQYETRIDLPSAAEWQLLQAFASGDPFGEICVQLEDNPDIDVTALLPLWVQRGWVTGFTLGLDESR; encoded by the coding sequence ATGTCAACACCACCCCCAGAACTAAGGGAGTTACAGCAGTTGTTTTACGATGCGATCGCAACACAAAACGCCGACAGCATCCAGCAGCTCCAACCCCAGATGCGCAGCACAGAACACCTCTCCTTTGAACGGGGTTTATCAGCCTATCAAGGAAGCTTAGTTGGCAAACTCAGTCGGGCTCTAGAAGAGATTTATCCTGTCTGTTGTCGATTGGTGGGTGTCCAGTTTTTCACCGCCATGGCTCGGCAATATATCCGCCGACATCCCTCCCAATCCCCTGACCTCGGAGATTATGGGGAACAGCTCCCTGTCTTTATAGCCCAGTTTGAACCGGCAGCATCGTTACCCTACCTATCTGATGTGGCTCGTTTAGAGTGGCATTGGCACTGCATCTTTAACAGTACAGACCAACCGGGTTTAGATTTGGCCGCCTTGGGTCAAGTGCCATCTGACCGTTGGCCTGAACTGGTGCTCCAGCTTCCCGACAATAGTGTGTTAATGACCTCCCCCTATCCCGTTCACCGAATTTGGCAAGTGAATCAGGCCGATGCCTCTAGTACCGAGACCATCGATCTGAACGAGGGCGATGTGAATCTGTTTCTCTGGCGAGACCAGTATGAAACCCGGATTGACTTACCCAGTGCTGCTGAGTGGCAGCTCCTACAAGCCTTTGCTTCCGGTGACCCATTTGGAGAGATTTGCGTCCAGCTTGAGGACAACCCAGATATTGACGTCACCGCTCTGCTCCCTCTCTGGGTTCAGCGAGGATGGGTTACAGGATTTACCCTCGGCTTGGACGAATCGCGTTAA
- a CDS encoding cation transporter → MSDHCCQAKAKALSKLRKQQAKVLWIVLLINLLMFFVEFGAGIRAESLSLTGDSLDMLGDALVYASSLYVLNKSIKAQAGAAFFKGLIMFLLAIGVFARASYQLFNGASPAASTMGIVGMVALLANLLCLLLLTRHRQDNLNMSSVWLCSRNDIIANTSVLAAAGLVSLTRSILPDLAVGLLLTVVFTQSAAKVLSQAWRQMQQA, encoded by the coding sequence ATGAGCGATCATTGCTGCCAAGCCAAAGCCAAGGCATTGTCAAAGTTGAGAAAGCAGCAGGCAAAAGTGCTTTGGATCGTTCTGCTGATCAATCTATTGATGTTTTTCGTTGAATTTGGAGCGGGGATTCGGGCAGAGTCCCTCTCCCTCACAGGAGATTCCTTGGATATGCTCGGGGATGCATTGGTCTATGCCAGCAGTCTGTATGTCCTTAACAAAAGTATTAAAGCCCAGGCCGGAGCCGCTTTTTTCAAGGGTCTAATTATGTTCCTGTTGGCGATTGGTGTCTTTGCCAGGGCAAGCTATCAACTGTTTAACGGCGCGAGTCCAGCAGCTTCAACGATGGGCATCGTGGGTATGGTGGCCTTGTTAGCCAATTTGCTCTGTCTCTTACTCCTGACCCGGCATCGGCAAGATAACCTGAATATGTCTTCCGTGTGGTTATGCTCTCGCAACGACATTATCGCCAATACCTCCGTCTTAGCCGCCGCCGGATTAGTCTCGCTGACCCGTTCTATCCTGCCGGATTTAGCGGTGGGTTTGCTGCTAACGGTCGTTTTTACCCAGTCAGCTGCAAAAGTCTTGTCGCAAGCTTGGCGACAGATGCAACAAGCCTAA